The following are from one region of the Novosphingobium humi genome:
- a CDS encoding SPOR domain-containing protein: protein MGLSLMHKGLAVAILLGGAASAPALADVKAGADAWGRGDFPAAVREWQPLADKGDPDAQFNMAQAYKLGRGVPQDLTRAEMLYAKAAAQGHLQAGDNYGLLLFQRGQHAAAMPYIRAASDRGDPRSQYLLGLAYFNADGVNKDWVRAYALESLAAQPTSGAPGLPQAKAALSEMDKYIAIEDRQRGISLATELAAQVEANRQRQLAAVDLGTPNPPVVPAPVRAVPTGMAGAMRVAEARRESAPAPVMMREPAPRPAPVAVATPVPAPKPVLKPAPKPAPHAAVGGPWKLQLGAFGVAGNADALWSRVKSMPEIAGHPRANVPVGKVTRLLATGYSEESAQSACRKLTGAGLSCMAVKD from the coding sequence ATGGGTTTGTCTTTGATGCACAAGGGTTTGGCCGTAGCGATCTTGCTGGGCGGGGCGGCATCGGCGCCTGCGCTGGCCGATGTGAAGGCCGGGGCCGATGCCTGGGGGCGGGGCGATTTTCCCGCCGCCGTGCGCGAATGGCAACCGCTGGCCGACAAGGGCGACCCCGATGCCCAGTTCAACATGGCCCAGGCCTACAAATTGGGACGCGGCGTGCCGCAGGATCTGACCCGCGCCGAAATGCTCTATGCCAAGGCGGCCGCGCAGGGCCATCTCCAGGCAGGCGACAATTACGGTCTGCTGCTGTTTCAGCGCGGCCAGCATGCCGCAGCGATGCCCTATATCCGCGCCGCATCGGACCGCGGCGATCCGCGCTCGCAATATCTGCTGGGGCTGGCCTATTTCAACGCCGATGGGGTGAATAAGGACTGGGTGCGCGCCTATGCGCTTGAAAGCCTTGCCGCGCAGCCCACTTCGGGCGCGCCGGGCCTGCCGCAGGCCAAGGCCGCATTGAGCGAAATGGACAAATATATCGCCATCGAGGACCGCCAGCGCGGAATCTCGCTGGCCACGGAACTGGCCGCGCAGGTCGAGGCGAATCGCCAGCGCCAGTTGGCCGCGGTTGATCTGGGCACGCCCAATCCGCCCGTGGTGCCCGCGCCGGTGCGGGCGGTGCCGACCGGGATGGCGGGCGCCATGCGGGTTGCCGAGGCTCGGCGCGAATCGGCGCCCGCGCCGGTCATGATGCGCGAACCGGCCCCGCGCCCGGCCCCCGTGGCGGTGGCAACGCCTGTGCCTGCGCCGAAACCCGTGCTGAAACCCGCGCCCAAGCCTGCGCCCCATGCGGCCGTGGGCGGGCCGTGGAAATTGCAGTTGGGGGCCTTTGGCGTGGCGGGCAACGCCGATGCGCTGTGGTCGCGGGTGAAATCCATGCCCGAAATCGCCGGGCATCCCCGTGCCAATGTGCCCGTGGGCAAGGTCACGCGCCTGCTGGCCACGGGGTATAGCGAAGAAAGCGCGCAAAGCGCCTGTCGCAAGCTGACGGGGGCGGGTCTGTCCTGTATGGCGGTCAAGGATTGA
- a CDS encoding calcium-binding protein yields MTVLTALLLAAPLAMASPAMAQMGGMGGMGGMGGGGMGGMGGGMGGMGGRHGGGDMGGPPDGGSPRGGAPRDMKPIPLKRYEAAVESMFRAADANKDGMVTLAEFESVITARRNALIHKRFVDVDANHDGRIDEGEFIAWESRKSSAEMAEDGGEFAEIVPDAIFPDLGEGERDMALRLAVEPLGPVAIAKANVDYDAGISLAELQAYERARFDKADTNKDLFLNREEINAMRGGRGMMPPMGGGRRGGGGQGGGAMGDGPPPGMPPMGDGDN; encoded by the coding sequence TTGACAGTTTTGACAGCCTTGCTGCTGGCCGCGCCCTTGGCGATGGCCAGCCCTGCCATGGCCCAGATGGGCGGCATGGGGGGAATGGGCGGCATGGGCGGCGGCGGCATGGGTGGCATGGGAGGCGGCATGGGCGGCATGGGTGGTCGTCATGGCGGCGGCGACATGGGCGGCCCGCCCGATGGCGGATCTCCACGCGGCGGCGCACCACGGGACATGAAGCCCATCCCGTTGAAACGATACGAGGCGGCGGTGGAATCCATGTTCCGCGCGGCCGACGCCAACAAGGACGGCATGGTCACGCTGGCCGAGTTTGAAAGCGTGATCACCGCGCGGCGCAATGCGCTGATCCACAAGCGCTTTGTCGATGTCGACGCCAACCATGACGGGCGCATCGACGAGGGTGAGTTCATCGCCTGGGAAAGCCGCAAGAGCAGCGCGGAAATGGCCGAGGACGGCGGCGAGTTTGCCGAAATCGTGCCCGACGCGATCTTCCCCGATCTGGGCGAAGGCGAGCGCGACATGGCGCTGCGTCTGGCGGTAGAACCGCTGGGGCCGGTGGCCATTGCCAAGGCCAATGTCGATTATGACGCCGGGATCAGCCTTGCCGAATTGCAGGCCTATGAACGCGCCCGGTTTGACAAGGCCGACACCAACAAGGACCTGTTTTTGAACCGCGAAGAGATCAATGCGATGCGCGGCGGACGGGGCATGATGCCCCCCATGGGCGGCGGACGGCGCGGTGGTGGCGGCCAAGGCGGCGGCGCTATGGGCGATGGCCCGCCGCCGGGCATGCCCCCGATGGGCGACGGCGACAATTGA
- a CDS encoding DUF418 domain-containing protein: MEGRERIISLDLVRGFAVLGIVAVNVAGFAGPRLATLTPAHLVAPHLIGQRGGFAYAPAAPLDEAVFAAILVLFEGKMRALFTMLFGASMLLFIERAEAAGRNGLALQARRLGWLALFGYLHYVLLWWGDILFLYAACGFVALGLCVFSNRALLIGALAGYLLWAVMGALGGLPLVLAEEHMRLGIASAGELGKLNEALADSMAMMRGDVAQAHLGFMAMAHDKLVHAPGWPFVMIFASFGETLPLMLIGMVLYRIGFAQGLASRRVLWGVAALGLGLGLPMALGMAWWAWARHFPPVAMGELMANWAAPQHLLLALAYYALVLLAAPCLLRGGLGERLVAAGRMAFSNYILTSVALSVLFYRAGLFGRIGDAAQMLVVVAVWIAMLGWSKPWLARYRQGPLEWLWRSLVERRALPFKRTAPGV; the protein is encoded by the coding sequence ATGGAGGGGCGCGAGCGGATCATTTCGCTCGATCTGGTGCGCGGATTTGCGGTGCTGGGGATTGTGGCGGTCAATGTGGCGGGCTTTGCCGGGCCGCGTCTGGCCACCTTGACGCCCGCCCATCTGGTCGCGCCCCATCTGATCGGGCAGCGGGGCGGCTTTGCCTATGCCCCCGCCGCGCCGCTGGATGAGGCGGTGTTTGCCGCGATCCTTGTCCTGTTTGAAGGCAAGATGCGGGCGCTTTTCACCATGCTGTTCGGCGCCTCGATGCTGCTCTTTATCGAGCGGGCCGAGGCGGCGGGGCGCAATGGCCTCGCGCTTCAGGCGCGGCGGCTGGGCTGGCTGGCGCTGTTTGGCTATCTTCATTACGTGCTGCTGTGGTGGGGGGATATTCTGTTCCTCTATGCGGCCTGCGGCTTTGTTGCGCTGGGGCTTTGCGTGTTTTCCAACCGGGCGCTGCTGATCGGGGCGCTGGCCGGTTATCTGCTCTGGGCGGTGATGGGCGCGTTGGGCGGCCTGCCGCTGGTGCTGGCCGAGGAGCATATGCGGCTGGGTATCGCGAGTGCGGGCGAGCTGGGCAAACTCAACGAGGCCTTGGCCGACAGCATGGCGATGATGCGCGGCGATGTGGCGCAGGCGCATCTGGGCTTTATGGCCATGGCGCATGACAAGTTGGTCCATGCGCCGGGCTGGCCCTTTGTCATGATTTTTGCCAGCTTTGGCGAGACTTTGCCGCTGATGCTGATCGGCATGGTGCTCTATCGCATCGGTTTTGCCCAAGGGCTGGCCTCGCGGCGGGTGCTGTGGGGCGTGGCCGCGCTGGGGTTGGGGCTGGGCCTGCCGATGGCGCTGGGCATGGCGTGGTGGGCATGGGCGCGCCATTTCCCCCCGGTGGCGATGGGCGAGCTGATGGCCAATTGGGCCGCGCCGCAGCATCTGTTGCTGGCGCTGGCCTATTATGCGCTGGTGCTGCTGGCCGCGCCCTGTCTGCTGCGAGGCGGTTTGGGAGAGCGGCTGGTGGCGGCGGGGCGGATGGCCTTTTCCAATTATATCCTGACCAGCGTGGCGCTCTCGGTGCTGTTCTATCGCGCGGGCCTGTTCGGGCGGATAGGCGATGCGGCGCAGATGCTGGTCGTGGTGGCCGTGTGGATCGCCATGCTGGGCTGGAGCAAGCCTTGGCTGGCCCGGTATCGGCAGGGGCCGCTTGAATGGCTGTGGCGTTCACTGGTGGAGCGGCGGGCGCTGCCTTTCAAAAGAACAGCGCCGGGAGTGTGA